In one window of Rhizobium sp. ACO-34A DNA:
- a CDS encoding septum formation inhibitor Maf (Maf; overexpression in Bacillus subtilis inhibits septation in the dividing cell), which yields MAGKLMLASASQSRRMLMENAGLRFEAEAAQIDERAAEAGLGGDPLSPDRLALALARLKALDVASRHSGALVVGCDQTMSLGEVVFHKPDDIEEARRNLKTLRGRTHRLNSAVVLVRDGEVLWENVSIAELTMRAFTDEFLDGYLQRTGDAVLKSVGCYQLEAEGIRLFNAISGDYFTILGLPLLPLLEELRVLGEIDG from the coding sequence ATGGCAGGAAAGCTGATGCTTGCTTCGGCAAGCCAGTCACGTCGGATGCTGATGGAGAATGCGGGCCTTCGGTTTGAAGCCGAGGCGGCGCAGATCGATGAGCGCGCGGCTGAGGCCGGATTGGGCGGTGACCCGTTGTCTCCCGATCGGCTGGCACTGGCGCTTGCCCGGCTGAAAGCGCTCGATGTCGCTTCCAGGCATTCAGGCGCACTCGTGGTCGGATGCGACCAGACCATGTCCCTCGGTGAAGTCGTCTTTCATAAGCCTGATGATATCGAAGAAGCCCGGCGCAATCTGAAGACCCTGCGCGGCAGAACCCACCGTCTGAACAGCGCTGTCGTTCTGGTCAGGGACGGTGAGGTTCTCTGGGAAAACGTGTCGATTGCAGAGTTGACGATGCGGGCATTCACCGACGAGTTTCTCGATGGCTATCTGCAGAGGACCGGGGATGCGGTGTTGAAAAGTGTCGGATGCTATCAGCTGGAGGCTGAAGGAATCCGGCTATTTAATGCGATAAGCGGCGACTATTTCACCATTCTCGGTTTGCCGTTATTGCCGCTGCTGGAGGAGCTGCGGGTCCTGGGGGAGATTGATGGCTGA
- a CDS encoding shikimate dehydrogenase encodes MADSRETFVNQAFVVGYPIKHSRSPLIHRHWLKSFGIEGSYERVAVSPEDFEAFIAALKTGASGFCGGNVTIPHKEAACRLADAPDALAEELGAANTLWMEEGRLNATNTDGIGFTASLDAGHPGWENVDRAVILGAGGASRAVVQAVRDRGIGEINIVNRSMERAVELADRFGPAIHAHPMAALGEVCEGAGLFINTTSLGMDGEAVDEMPFERLLSSAVVTDIVYVPLMTPILKQAEAKGLATVDGLGMLLHQAVPGFEKWFGRRPVVDEELRNLVIADMEAHA; translated from the coding sequence ATGGCTGATTCACGTGAAACATTTGTTAACCAAGCTTTCGTTGTCGGCTATCCGATAAAGCATTCCCGGTCTCCGCTCATTCACCGACACTGGTTGAAGAGCTTCGGGATCGAAGGCAGTTACGAGCGCGTGGCGGTCAGCCCGGAAGATTTCGAGGCATTCATTGCCGCATTGAAGACCGGTGCCTCCGGTTTTTGTGGAGGCAATGTGACCATCCCGCACAAGGAAGCCGCATGTCGGCTCGCCGATGCGCCGGATGCCCTGGCCGAGGAACTCGGAGCCGCCAACACACTCTGGATGGAGGAGGGCAGGCTGAATGCAACCAATACTGACGGTATCGGTTTCACCGCCAGTCTCGATGCAGGTCATCCCGGATGGGAGAATGTCGATCGGGCAGTGATCCTGGGTGCCGGTGGCGCCAGTCGTGCCGTGGTTCAGGCGGTGCGGGATCGCGGTATCGGGGAAATCAACATCGTCAATCGTTCTATGGAAAGAGCGGTGGAACTGGCTGACCGGTTCGGTCCCGCGATCCATGCCCATCCGATGGCGGCGCTTGGTGAGGTATGCGAAGGCGCCGGTCTGTTTATCAACACAACGTCGCTTGGCATGGATGGTGAAGCCGTCGATGAAATGCCTTTCGAACGGCTTCTGTCATCGGCCGTAGTGACCGACATCGTCTATGTTCCGCTGATGACACCGATCCTGAAGCAGGCGGAGGCAAAAGGTCTGGCGACGGTCGATGGTCTGGGCATGCTGTTGCATCAGGCCGTTCCCGGTTTCGAGAAGTGGTTCGGCCGCAGACCTGTGGTGGATGAGGAATTGCGCAATCTCGTTATCGCCGACATGGAGGCGCATGCATGA
- a CDS encoding membrane protein FxsA, whose product MRVPLAILLLMPFAEIATFVLVGKAIGVLATLGLTLLAVFAGLALLRIQGAGVLQRLQKDTQTNQNPGREIVHGAMIVVAAILLIIPGFLTDVVGILLFVPFVRDFIWSFIGPRVTVFRTSSFSYQGAGAETPRAKDGPIIDLDEDDFRRDANRQSPWSLGKDQ is encoded by the coding sequence ATGCGCGTGCCGCTCGCCATTCTACTGCTGATGCCTTTTGCCGAGATTGCCACATTCGTGCTGGTCGGAAAGGCTATCGGCGTCCTCGCGACACTCGGATTGACGCTTCTTGCGGTCTTTGCCGGACTTGCGCTTTTGCGCATCCAGGGAGCGGGTGTTCTTCAGCGCCTGCAGAAAGACACCCAGACAAACCAGAATCCGGGACGCGAAATCGTCCATGGGGCGATGATCGTCGTGGCGGCAATCCTGCTGATCATTCCGGGCTTCCTGACCGACGTCGTCGGTATCCTGCTTTTCGTTCCCTTCGTGCGCGATTTCATCTGGTCCTTCATCGGTCCCCGCGTTACCGTCTTTCGAACCAGCAGCTTCAGTTACCAGGGCGCCGGCGCGGAAACACCCCGCGCGAAGGATGGTCCGATCATCGATCTGGACGAAGACGATTTCCGGCGCGACGCGAACCGGCAGTCTCCCTGGTCGCTCGGAAAGGATCAATGA
- a CDS encoding phosphoenolpyruvate synthase regulatory protein: MENRKSFFHLHLISDSTGETLISAGRAAAAQFNSYSAIEHVYPLIRSKRQLLPVLEAIDEEPGIVLYTIVDRELANLLEAGCRDMGVPSVNVLEPVIDKFQSYLGASSRGRVGAQHALNAEYFARIEALNYTMDHDDGQAPDGYDDADVVIIGISRTSKTPTSIYLANRGIKTANIPIVCGVPLPDSLYRARKPLIVGLIATSDRISQVRGNRELGVTPGFNVSDYTDRASIAEELKYARSLCSRNNWPLIDVTRRSIEETAAAIVALRPKVR; encoded by the coding sequence GTGGAGAACCGAAAAAGCTTCTTCCATCTCCACCTGATTTCTGACTCAACCGGAGAGACTCTGATCTCGGCGGGTAGGGCAGCTGCGGCCCAGTTCAATTCCTATAGCGCCATCGAGCATGTCTATCCGCTGATCCGCAGCAAGCGGCAGTTACTCCCTGTGCTGGAAGCGATCGATGAGGAACCGGGCATCGTGCTCTACACGATTGTCGATCGCGAACTGGCCAACCTGCTCGAGGCTGGCTGCCGCGATATGGGCGTGCCGAGCGTCAATGTGCTGGAACCGGTGATCGACAAGTTCCAGTCCTATCTCGGCGCTTCGTCGCGCGGGAGGGTGGGCGCCCAGCATGCTCTTAACGCGGAATACTTTGCCCGTATCGAGGCGCTGAACTACACGATGGATCACGACGACGGTCAGGCGCCGGATGGATATGACGATGCCGATGTCGTCATCATCGGTATCAGCCGCACGTCCAAAACGCCAACCAGCATCTATCTCGCCAATCGAGGCATCAAGACCGCGAACATCCCGATTGTCTGCGGAGTGCCGCTGCCGGACAGTTTGTACCGGGCCAGGAAGCCGCTGATCGTCGGCCTGATCGCAACATCGGATCGGATCTCCCAGGTCCGCGGCAATCGCGAACTCGGCGTCACTCCCGGTTTCAATGTCAGCGACTATACGGACAGGGCCTCGATTGCGGAGGAACTGAAATATGCCCGCAGCCTCTGCTCGCGCAACAACTGGCCCCTGATCGACGTGACCCGCCGCTCGATCGAGGAAACGGCGGCGGCTATCGTTGCCCTGCGTCCGAAGGTGCGTTAA
- a CDS encoding dephospho-CoA kinase, with protein sequence MIVIGLTGSIGMGKSTTAKMFADAGISVNDSDRVVHELYRGEAVIPIEAAFPGSVRNGEVDRSELSRNLAKNPANFKLLESIVHPLVRERELAFLKAARESAADMVVLDIPLLYETGAEKRVDVVVVVSCDPEIQRKRVLERPGMTPEKFEMILGRQVPDAEKRRRADYVIDSGRGLDVARKQVQDIIESLRRQAKAEA encoded by the coding sequence ATGATCGTCATCGGGCTCACCGGATCGATCGGCATGGGCAAATCGACCACGGCGAAAATGTTTGCCGACGCCGGTATCTCGGTGAACGATTCCGATCGGGTCGTGCATGAGCTTTATCGTGGCGAAGCGGTTATACCGATCGAGGCGGCGTTTCCCGGGAGCGTCCGCAATGGTGAGGTGGACCGTTCCGAGCTTTCACGAAATCTGGCGAAGAATCCGGCTAATTTCAAACTTCTCGAATCCATCGTTCATCCGCTTGTACGCGAACGGGAACTTGCATTCCTGAAAGCAGCGCGCGAATCTGCCGCGGACATGGTCGTTCTCGATATTCCGCTGCTTTATGAAACGGGCGCCGAAAAACGCGTTGATGTCGTTGTGGTCGTGAGCTGCGATCCGGAGATACAGCGCAAGCGGGTTCTGGAGCGACCGGGCATGACACCGGAGAAATTCGAGATGATCCTCGGGCGGCAGGTGCCGGATGCCGAAAAGCGCCGACGGGCCGATTACGTGATCGATAGCGGGCGTGGGCTTGATGTCGCACGAAAACAGGTTCAGGACATTATAGAGAGCCTGCGTCGGCAGGCGAAAGCGGAGGCGTGA
- a CDS encoding transglycosylase has translation MTGASASSFRLKPVAFADLEGWTSDDPSPLFDALAACRRHIRDVKPYRTGTTGLSSSDLLPLLDSAAEFSPSSAAEARSFFEAECRPFLIEPENGGRGFVTAFYEPEVEVRAERDDEFRFPFYRRPDDLIDLDDGNRPADMDASYMFARSEGGVISPYPDRRTIDEGYLQGKGLEIAWARSKVDVFYVHVQGAARLRYADGRIGRVTYAAKAGHPFSGIGKLLVDTGELPLAGISMQSIRAWLADHPERVDEILWHNRSYIFFREVEVPDTNLGPIAAAKVPLVAGRSLAVDRLIHSFGFPFFIRSETLTRLDDGQPFARLMLALDTGSAIVGPARGDIFTGSGDDAGERAGAVRNAADFYILVPKEAASRFGW, from the coding sequence ATGACCGGCGCGTCGGCATCGTCGTTCAGGCTTAAGCCGGTCGCTTTCGCTGATCTGGAGGGCTGGACGTCCGACGACCCGTCCCCACTATTTGATGCGCTGGCGGCCTGTCGCCGGCACATAAGGGATGTGAAGCCCTATCGTACGGGCACGACGGGCCTGTCTTCCAGCGACCTTTTGCCGCTTCTCGACAGTGCCGCCGAATTCTCTCCATCGAGCGCTGCGGAAGCACGCAGTTTTTTCGAAGCGGAATGTCGGCCCTTCCTGATCGAGCCGGAAAACGGTGGGCGGGGTTTCGTCACTGCTTTCTACGAGCCGGAAGTCGAGGTTCGGGCCGAGCGGGACGATGAGTTCCGCTTTCCTTTCTACAGGCGTCCCGACGATCTCATCGATCTTGATGATGGCAATCGCCCCGCCGATATGGACGCGAGCTATATGTTCGCGCGTTCGGAGGGTGGTGTTATTTCACCCTATCCCGATCGCCGGACCATCGACGAAGGCTATCTTCAAGGCAAGGGTCTGGAGATAGCCTGGGCGCGATCGAAGGTGGATGTCTTCTACGTTCACGTTCAGGGCGCTGCCCGGCTTCGTTATGCCGATGGTCGTATCGGCCGCGTCACCTACGCCGCCAAGGCCGGTCATCCTTTTTCCGGCATAGGCAAGCTGCTGGTCGACACCGGCGAACTGCCGCTTGCCGGAATCTCGATGCAGTCCATTCGCGCCTGGCTCGCAGATCACCCTGAACGGGTGGACGAGATCCTCTGGCACAATCGCTCCTACATCTTCTTCCGCGAAGTCGAAGTGCCCGACACGAACCTCGGTCCAATTGCAGCGGCCAAGGTGCCGCTGGTCGCAGGCCGTTCGCTGGCGGTCGACAGGCTGATCCACAGTTTCGGCTTTCCATTCTTCATCCGCTCCGAGACCCTGACACGCCTCGATGATGGACAACCCTTCGCCCGGCTGATGCTGGCGCTCGATACCGGGTCCGCCATCGTCGGCCCGGCGCGGGGCGACATCTTTACCGGCTCAGGTGACGATGCCGGAGAACGCGCCGGCGCCGTGCGAAATGCCGCGGACTTCTATATACTCGTCCCGAAAGAGGCGGCGTCGAGGTTCGGTTGGTGA
- a CDS encoding protein-export chaperone SecB, whose product MANENQGTASPSLNILAQYIKDLSFENPGAPRSLQARDKAPAININVNVNANPLTESDFDVVLSLSAEAKDGDKVVFAAELVYGGVFRITGFPQEHMLPVLFIECPRLLFPFARQIIADATRNGGFPPLMIDPIDFAQMFTQRVAEEQARAKVQAVPN is encoded by the coding sequence ATGGCCAACGAAAATCAGGGAACCGCAAGTCCTTCCCTCAACATACTTGCCCAGTACATCAAGGATCTGTCCTTCGAGAACCCCGGCGCACCGCGGTCGCTGCAGGCGCGTGACAAGGCTCCCGCCATCAACATCAATGTCAACGTCAACGCGAACCCGCTGACCGAGTCCGACTTCGACGTCGTTCTGTCGCTCAGCGCGGAAGCCAAGGACGGCGACAAGGTCGTATTCGCAGCCGAGCTGGTTTATGGCGGCGTCTTCCGTATCACCGGTTTTCCGCAGGAACACATGCTGCCGGTCCTCTTCATCGAGTGCCCGCGCCTTCTGTTCCCGTTCGCACGCCAGATCATTGCTGACGCGACCCGCAATGGCGGCTTCCCGCCGCTGATGATCGATCCGATCGACTTCGCGCAGATGTTCACCCAGCGCGTTGCCGAAGAACAGGCTCGCGCCAAGGTTCAGGCTGTTCCGAACTGA
- a CDS encoding DNA polymerase III subunit epsilon, with product MREIVFDTETTGLEFKNDRVIEIGGIELVNHFPSGRSFHVYINPGDRKVHPDALAVHGITDESLRNKPPFADIVNDLIEFFDGAKWVAHNATFDMNFINAEFDRLGLPPVPGEMVIDTLALARRKHPMGPNSLDALCRRYGIDNSHRTKHGALLDSELLAEVYIEMLGGRQAAFGLVQSEMQGSASGGSETEIVEVSYQRPRPLAARVSEAEAEKHAGLLGRLGGKAIWSKYS from the coding sequence ATGCGCGAAATCGTATTCGATACGGAAACCACCGGCCTTGAATTCAAGAATGACCGGGTCATCGAAATCGGCGGGATCGAGCTCGTGAACCATTTCCCGTCCGGGCGAAGCTTTCACGTCTATATCAATCCCGGTGACCGGAAAGTGCACCCTGACGCTCTCGCGGTCCACGGGATCACCGATGAGTCCCTGAGGAACAAGCCGCCCTTCGCCGATATCGTCAATGACCTCATCGAGTTTTTCGACGGTGCAAAGTGGGTGGCGCACAACGCAACCTTCGACATGAACTTCATCAATGCCGAATTCGATCGGCTCGGTCTTCCCCCGGTGCCGGGTGAAATGGTAATCGATACGCTGGCGCTCGCGCGCCGCAAGCATCCCATGGGACCGAACTCGCTTGATGCGCTTTGCCGTCGATACGGTATCGACAACTCGCATCGTACGAAGCACGGCGCGCTTCTCGACTCCGAACTTCTCGCCGAAGTCTATATCGAGATGCTGGGAGGCCGTCAGGCCGCGTTTGGTCTGGTGCAGTCCGAAATGCAGGGCAGCGCAAGCGGCGGCAGCGAAACCGAAATCGTCGAGGTTTCCTATCAACGCCCGCGACCGCTTGCGGCACGCGTGAGCGAAGCCGAAGCGGAGAAACATGCGGGCTTGCTCGGTCGTCTCGGGGGCAAGGCGATCTGGTCTAAATACAGTTGA
- a CDS encoding calcium-binding protein, whose protein sequence is MGSNDFVTIFFLVAAVLIFLQLRSVLGRRTGNEKPPFDPYSPRDLAKGPGSDDGKVVTLPRRDEQGADERFAVVDAFAAPGSELNESLREVVKQDPSFNPKEFLNGARMAYEMIVMAYADGDRKTLKSLLSREVLEGFEAAISEREARGEVVKSTFVGIEKADILQAAMKDSEEQVTVRIVCQLITATYDKAGKLIDGDAEAVSEVNDLWTFARDIRSRDPNWKLVATESEL, encoded by the coding sequence ATGGGATCGAACGACTTTGTGACTATCTTTTTTCTGGTGGCGGCAGTCCTGATTTTCCTGCAGCTGCGCAGCGTGCTCGGTCGCCGTACGGGTAACGAGAAGCCACCCTTTGATCCTTATTCGCCTCGTGATCTTGCCAAGGGCCCCGGCAGCGATGATGGCAAGGTCGTCACCCTGCCGCGTCGCGACGAGCAGGGCGCCGATGAACGCTTTGCTGTGGTGGATGCCTTTGCTGCTCCGGGCAGCGAACTGAACGAATCTCTGCGCGAAGTGGTCAAGCAGGACCCGAGTTTCAATCCGAAGGAATTCCTCAACGGAGCCCGCATGGCTTACGAGATGATCGTTATGGCCTATGCCGATGGCGACCGGAAGACCCTGAAGAGCCTGCTTTCCCGCGAGGTGCTGGAAGGTTTCGAGGCCGCGATCTCCGAACGCGAAGCGCGCGGCGAAGTCGTGAAGTCCACCTTCGTCGGCATCGAGAAGGCGGATATCCTCCAGGCGGCCATGAAGGACAGCGAGGAGCAGGTGACCGTTCGCATCGTCTGCCAGCTGATCACCGCAACCTATGACAAGGCCGGCAAGCTGATCGATGGCGATGCCGAAGCCGTTTCCGAGGTCAACGATCTCTGGACCTTTGCCCGTGACATCCGTTCGCGCGATCCCAACTGGAAGCTGGTCGCAACTGAATCCGAACTATGA